One part of the Paraburkholderia flagellata genome encodes these proteins:
- a CDS encoding class I SAM-dependent methyltransferase, whose product MANVPHSPRPPRLFERVRIVTVQPAGYAHSAAFREYACGLRVAFAALGAQVDTADNEFLAGDGVNVVFGAHLLAPGAVLPSNTVIVNLEQMRAGWPARIPHYLEMLRQHPVLDYSPSNVERIRELTGNAHVHVLTPGYVPQLTCIPAVAEQDVDVLFYGFLNGRRLKILEALRAAGLGVQHLEGVYGDERDRWIARSKIVLNVHYYDDKIHEVIRTSWLLANRKAVVSECEPDTEIAADLREAVVAVPYDDLVQTCVALVRDDARRHEAGQHGFEIFARRDQAAILAALLPKLSPPVPRRINLGSGKSYDPERLNIDIDPKWQPDILGDLAHPVGLKQIFFSPRYGLIRLEAGQFDEIEATDVLEHVPALTRFMTHCLELLREGGAMHVFVPYDLSYGAWQDPTHVRAFNERSWWYYTQWHWYLGWIDARFDLSTLIMKLSPFGCELRTRGVADEEIFRTPRAVDAMQAVLVKRMLTESEREAALAMHRGAHRDAAVNVVKPALSEQLPGSLEQQR is encoded by the coding sequence ATGGCGAACGTCCCCCATTCCCCGCGTCCGCCACGTCTGTTCGAGCGCGTGCGTATCGTCACGGTCCAGCCCGCAGGCTACGCGCACAGCGCCGCATTCCGGGAATACGCCTGCGGGTTACGGGTGGCTTTTGCGGCGCTCGGCGCGCAGGTCGACACTGCCGACAACGAGTTCCTCGCGGGCGATGGCGTTAACGTCGTGTTCGGCGCGCATCTGCTCGCGCCCGGCGCGGTGCTGCCGTCCAATACCGTCATCGTCAACCTCGAGCAGATGCGCGCCGGTTGGCCCGCCAGGATCCCCCACTATCTCGAGATGCTGCGGCAGCATCCCGTGCTCGACTATTCGCCCTCGAACGTCGAGCGCATTCGCGAACTCACGGGCAACGCGCATGTGCATGTGCTCACGCCCGGCTACGTGCCGCAACTCACCTGCATTCCGGCAGTGGCGGAGCAGGACGTCGACGTGTTGTTCTATGGCTTTCTCAACGGACGCAGGCTCAAGATTCTCGAGGCGCTGCGCGCGGCGGGGCTCGGCGTGCAGCACCTGGAGGGGGTCTACGGCGACGAGCGCGATCGATGGATTGCGCGCAGCAAAATTGTCCTCAACGTCCACTATTACGACGACAAGATTCACGAAGTCATCCGTACGTCCTGGCTGCTCGCCAATCGCAAGGCCGTGGTGAGCGAGTGCGAGCCGGACACCGAAATCGCCGCCGATCTGCGAGAGGCCGTCGTCGCCGTTCCTTACGATGACCTCGTGCAGACCTGCGTCGCACTGGTGAGAGACGACGCGCGCCGGCACGAAGCCGGGCAACACGGCTTCGAAATCTTCGCTCGCCGCGATCAGGCCGCGATTCTCGCGGCGCTGCTGCCGAAGCTCTCGCCGCCGGTGCCGCGCCGCATCAACCTTGGCAGCGGCAAGTCTTACGACCCGGAGCGCCTGAATATCGACATCGATCCGAAGTGGCAGCCCGACATCCTTGGCGATCTTGCGCATCCGGTCGGCTTGAAACAGATCTTTTTCAGCCCCAGATATGGCCTGATCCGGCTCGAAGCGGGGCAGTTCGACGAGATCGAGGCGACAGACGTGCTCGAACACGTGCCGGCGCTCACGCGTTTCATGACGCACTGTCTCGAACTGCTGCGTGAGGGTGGCGCGATGCACGTGTTCGTTCCCTACGACCTGTCGTATGGTGCGTGGCAGGATCCCACGCACGTGCGCGCGTTCAACGAGCGCAGTTGGTGGTACTACACTCAGTGGCACTGGTATCTCGGCTGGATAGACGCGCGCTTCGACCTGAGCACGCTCATCATGAAGTTGAGCCCGTTCGGCTGTGAACTCCGTACGCGCGGCGTGGCCGACGAGGAGATTTTCCGCACGCCGCGCGCCGTAGACGCCATGCAGGCTGTACTCGTCAAGCGCATGCTCACGGAGTCCGAGCGCGAAGCGGCGTTGGCAATGCATCGTGGCGCCCATCGCGACGCGGCGGTGAACGTTGTAAAGCCCGCGCTGTCCGAACAACTTCCCGGTAGTCTTGAGCAGCAACGATAG
- a CDS encoding putative bifunctional diguanylate cyclase/phosphodiesterase, with protein MEANRISAPHQGWLRTVVDRLYALAGLKGIAGDPPMPHDAHAAHEAHAADVEGAAPLVPPSLPAAAPNYADAISLSFENTAAAVDFLVHVDARLHFLYVSDASLRFAGYHREFLLGATLADIVTPEHHARLEALIARAAHSGAVEKDTIDLVKALTYPLPVELRVQRAQYGETTGFAVAGFDVSGWQGTEAALTHALHHDPLTGLPNQAALAPALQRAQADADHFGVPVALLLLDLDDYQRVNRALGYDAGDELLRETARRLTHLALQGEMIARIGSDEFAILITPQRHAAPDEVRAAAEALGRRLLTSILQPYSFRNQPVHLSASIGIAFHPDQRPDASTANDADASADTTPLIRRADQALQQAKAIGGNTLTLHVPDDDPTDAMRLKLESDLYDGVRNGEFSLHFQPITSSASRGVVGVEALIRWQHPLHGLVPPSTFIPLAESVGLINYLGNWVLKAACMQLTQWDEQGIELQYVAVNVSPQQFRNPRFRESVEEAIELTGVDPRRLVFEITESLLMHDPQHAKTLLEELTSLGIRFAVDDFGTGYSSLAYLQRFPLSKLKIDRSFVENLITSRNDQAIVNAVVGLARTLDLELVAEGVETEAQRELLTNMGCEHIQGWLVCKALPSEELQQRFVSGALHVHEVQ; from the coding sequence ATGGAAGCGAACAGGATCTCCGCGCCCCACCAGGGCTGGTTGCGCACGGTCGTTGACCGGCTCTACGCGCTTGCCGGCCTCAAGGGCATTGCCGGCGACCCGCCCATGCCTCACGACGCGCACGCGGCGCATGAAGCGCACGCAGCAGACGTCGAAGGCGCCGCGCCGCTCGTGCCTCCTTCGCTTCCCGCAGCCGCACCCAACTACGCAGACGCCATTTCGCTCTCGTTCGAGAACACGGCAGCCGCAGTGGACTTCCTCGTGCACGTGGACGCCAGGCTGCACTTTCTCTACGTCTCCGACGCGAGCCTGCGCTTCGCGGGTTATCACCGCGAGTTCCTGCTCGGCGCGACGCTCGCCGACATCGTCACGCCCGAGCATCACGCCCGCCTCGAGGCGCTCATCGCGCGCGCCGCGCACAGCGGCGCCGTGGAAAAAGACACGATCGACCTCGTCAAGGCGCTCACCTACCCGCTTCCCGTGGAGCTGCGCGTCCAGCGCGCCCAGTATGGCGAGACGACGGGCTTCGCCGTGGCGGGCTTCGACGTCTCCGGCTGGCAAGGCACCGAGGCCGCGCTCACCCACGCGCTCCATCACGATCCGCTCACCGGCCTGCCCAACCAGGCCGCGCTCGCGCCCGCGTTGCAGCGCGCCCAGGCCGACGCGGACCATTTCGGCGTGCCGGTGGCGCTCCTGCTGCTCGACCTCGACGACTATCAGCGCGTGAACCGCGCGCTCGGCTACGACGCCGGCGACGAGCTGCTGCGCGAGACCGCGCGGCGCCTCACCCATCTCGCGCTGCAAGGCGAAATGATCGCGCGCATCGGCAGCGACGAGTTCGCCATTCTGATCACGCCGCAACGCCACGCCGCGCCTGACGAAGTGCGCGCCGCCGCCGAAGCGCTCGGCCGTCGCCTGCTCACCTCGATCCTGCAGCCGTACTCGTTTCGCAACCAGCCCGTGCACCTTTCGGCGAGCATCGGCATTGCGTTCCATCCGGACCAGCGGCCGGATGCATCCACCGCGAACGACGCCGATGCCAGCGCCGACACCACGCCGCTCATCCGCCGCGCGGACCAGGCGCTGCAGCAGGCGAAGGCCATCGGCGGCAACACGCTGACGCTGCACGTACCCGACGACGATCCCACCGACGCCATGCGCCTGAAGCTGGAGTCGGACCTCTACGACGGTGTGCGCAACGGCGAATTCTCGCTACACTTCCAGCCCATCACGAGCAGCGCGTCGCGCGGCGTGGTCGGCGTGGAGGCATTGATCCGCTGGCAACATCCATTGCACGGTCTCGTGCCGCCTTCAACATTTATTCCGCTTGCGGAATCTGTCGGCCTGATTAATTATCTCGGCAATTGGGTTTTGAAGGCTGCCTGTATGCAACTGACCCAATGGGACGAGCAAGGCATCGAGCTGCAGTACGTCGCGGTCAATGTCTCGCCCCAGCAGTTCCGCAATCCGCGTTTCAGGGAAAGTGTCGAGGAGGCGATCGAGCTCACCGGAGTCGATCCGCGCCGGCTCGTTTTCGAAATTACCGAAAGCCTGCTCATGCACGATCCGCAGCATGCGAAAACGCTGCTCGAAGAACTGACCTCGCTTGGCATTCGCTTCGCGGTGGACGACTTCGGCACGGGGTATTCGAGCCTTGCGTACCTGCAGCGCTTCCCGCTTTCGAAGCTGAAGATCGATCGAAGCTTCGTCGAAAACCTCATCACTTCGCGCAACGATCAGGCGATCGTGAACGCGGTGGTGGGGCTCGCGCGTACGCTCGATCTCGAACTCGTGGCCGAGGGCGTGGAAACGGAGGCGCAGCGCGAGCTGCTGACAAACATGGGTTGCGAGCATATCCAGGGATGGCTCGTCTGCAAGGCGCTGCCTTCAGAAGAATTGCAGCAGCGCTTCGTTTCGGGTGCGTTGCACGTGCACGAGGTGCAATGA
- a CDS encoding EAL and HDOD domain-containing protein has protein sequence MPSASQPGLTLGPSTGSPPGATTVPQSSEPPTGPAPRQQAQAAPGAGSGAVQPFVYLGRQPILDRNGALNAYELLFRGGAQNRADVDDDALATAQVMTRTIGQLGVPAVLGRHYGYVNISRELLFDDIVHLLPPGRFVLEVLEHVRFDAAVLERLAQLRRAGYRIAFDDVSEITENLLRALPYADIIKVDLMQIERAALPELVASLAAHGKTLIAEKVETGEDFELASSLGFELFQGYFFARPQVLRAPRVRASRLALVRLLALVANDVGTAELERELRSHPGVVVQLLRLVNSSAYSPGRPISSLREAVLAAGTRQIARWAQLLLYASGRDLPWGSDPLVQLAGTRSHFMELAARSLSPQDPDFADAAFMTGIFSLVHVLVGSTPEHTLDRLGLAREIVDAVDGHRGELGTLLRIATAAERGDHDGAQRLAREAGGMFTALTPPLLGELNLWAGAWFTAYAEG, from the coding sequence ATGCCGTCAGCCTCACAACCCGGCCTTACGCTCGGGCCATCAACCGGTTCGCCGCCCGGCGCCACGACCGTGCCGCAGTCGTCTGAGCCACCGACTGGTCCGGCACCTCGCCAGCAGGCGCAGGCGGCCCCTGGCGCGGGTTCGGGCGCCGTACAGCCGTTCGTCTATCTCGGGCGGCAGCCCATCCTCGATCGCAACGGCGCACTCAATGCCTATGAGCTGCTGTTTCGCGGCGGCGCGCAGAACCGCGCGGATGTCGACGACGACGCGCTCGCCACGGCCCAGGTGATGACGCGTACGATCGGCCAGCTCGGCGTGCCCGCGGTGCTCGGCCGTCATTATGGCTATGTGAACATCAGCCGCGAACTGCTGTTCGACGACATCGTGCATCTGCTGCCGCCTGGCCGCTTCGTGCTGGAGGTGCTCGAGCACGTGCGTTTCGACGCCGCGGTTCTGGAGCGTCTCGCGCAGTTGCGCCGGGCCGGCTACCGCATTGCTTTCGACGACGTGAGCGAGATCACGGAGAACCTGCTGCGCGCCTTGCCTTACGCGGACATCATCAAGGTCGACCTGATGCAGATCGAGCGCGCGGCGCTGCCCGAGCTGGTCGCGAGCCTCGCCGCGCACGGCAAGACGCTGATTGCCGAGAAGGTCGAAACGGGCGAGGACTTCGAACTGGCCTCGTCGCTCGGCTTCGAGCTGTTCCAGGGCTACTTCTTTGCGCGTCCGCAGGTGCTGCGCGCGCCGCGCGTGCGCGCTTCGCGCCTTGCGCTCGTGCGCCTGCTCGCGCTCGTGGCGAACGACGTCGGCACGGCCGAACTCGAGCGCGAGCTGCGCAGCCATCCGGGGGTAGTGGTGCAACTATTGCGTCTCGTCAATTCGAGCGCGTACTCGCCAGGGCGGCCGATTTCGTCGTTGCGCGAAGCGGTGCTCGCGGCGGGCACGCGCCAGATTGCGCGCTGGGCGCAACTGCTGCTCTACGCAAGCGGACGCGACCTGCCCTGGGGCTCGGACCCGCTGGTGCAACTCGCAGGCACGCGCTCGCACTTCATGGAGCTTGCCGCGCGCAGCCTGAGCCCGCAGGACCCCGATTTCGCCGATGCTGCCTTCATGACCGGCATCTTCTCGCTCGTGCACGTGCTGGTGGGCTCGACGCCCGAGCACACGCTCGATCGCCTCGGCCTTGCGCGCGAGATCGTCGATGCCGTGGACGGTCATCGCGGCGAACTCGGTACGCTGCTGCGGATCGCGACCGCAGCCGAGCGCGGCGATCACGACGGTGCGCAGCGCCTCGCTCGCGAGGCGGGCGGCATGTTCACCGCGCTTACGCCGCCACTGCTCGGCGAATTGAACCTGTGGGCCGGCGCGTGGTTCACGGCGTATGCCGAGGGTTGA
- the bamE gene encoding outer membrane protein assembly factor BamE domain-containing protein produces MNMSRKPWIAAALIAVCVTLLAACDQQKVADAVNAIKPDSMAFGGLRIGVSTVEDVRQQAGKPEMVWEDDDGAQRLEYPRGPNGLTTWMLDFDANGKLVAMTQALTAQNIAQVVPGMTQDEVRRLLGKPATVAKYALSHEEVWSWHWAEGGVAGDGMFNAHFAPDGLVIRTSRSDAPGHEQH; encoded by the coding sequence ATGAATATGTCCCGAAAACCCTGGATCGCGGCGGCCTTGATCGCTGTCTGCGTCACGCTGCTCGCGGCGTGCGACCAGCAAAAGGTCGCAGACGCCGTCAACGCGATCAAACCCGATTCGATGGCGTTCGGCGGCCTGCGTATTGGTGTTTCGACAGTCGAAGACGTACGCCAGCAGGCAGGCAAGCCCGAAATGGTCTGGGAAGACGACGACGGCGCGCAGCGCCTGGAATACCCGCGCGGGCCGAACGGCCTTACCACGTGGATGCTCGACTTCGATGCGAACGGCAAACTCGTGGCGATGACCCAGGCGCTCACGGCGCAGAATATCGCTCAGGTCGTGCCGGGCATGACGCAGGACGAAGTGCGGCGCCTGCTCGGCAAGCCGGCCACAGTAGCAAAATATGCGCTGAGCCACGAGGAAGTGTGGAGCTGGCACTGGGCCGAAGGCGGCGTGGCGGGCGACGGTATGTTCAACGCCCATTTTGCGCCGGATGGGCTCGTGATCAGAACGTCACGCTCAGATGCACCGGGCCACGAGCAGCATTGA
- a CDS encoding peroxiredoxin, whose translation MKPRFFAAGAAALVCAGLALFTLSAQATLKPGDPAPDFTTQASLGGKTYTYSLASELKKGPVVVYFYPAAFTKGCTIEAHEFAEAVDQYKQYGATVIGVSHDNIDTLTKFSVSECRSKFPVAADEDSKIIKSYDASMPMHESMANRVSYVIAPDGKIIYEYTSLSPDQHVANTLRAVKEWAAQHPQQ comes from the coding sequence ATGAAACCGAGGTTCTTTGCGGCGGGAGCCGCGGCGCTCGTCTGCGCCGGGCTTGCGCTCTTTACGCTGTCTGCACAGGCAACACTCAAGCCGGGCGACCCTGCGCCCGACTTCACGACCCAGGCGTCGCTGGGTGGCAAGACCTACACCTATTCGCTCGCTTCGGAGCTGAAGAAGGGGCCCGTGGTGGTGTACTTCTATCCGGCCGCGTTCACGAAAGGCTGCACGATCGAAGCGCACGAATTTGCCGAAGCGGTCGATCAGTACAAGCAATACGGCGCGACCGTGATCGGCGTTTCGCATGACAACATCGACACGCTCACGAAGTTCTCGGTGAGCGAGTGCCGCAGCAAGTTCCCGGTGGCCGCCGACGAAGACTCGAAGATCATCAAGTCGTACGACGCGTCCATGCCGATGCACGAGTCGATGGCCAATCGCGTTTCGTATGTGATCGCGCCGGACGGCAAGATCATCTACGAATACACGAGCCTCTCGCCGGACCAGCATGTCGCGAACACGTTGCGCGCTGTGAAGGAATGGGCCGCGCAGCATCCGCAGCAGTAG
- a CDS encoding HDOD domain-containing protein, whose product MVKAVLLDRLWARMNERGDFPLLSQSLRTTVAAMTNDDYDFSALVKVVLSDFALTQKVLRLANSAMYMAFGGNITTVTRALMVLGMDAVGHLVVGLKIVDHFHHSAPRRIDAKLELNRTMLSGCVARKLTEHGDLRAGEEAVVCTLMRQVGKLLVVFYLEPEWDQIRRELEEGSSDDEACLDVLGVTFEELGLEAATRWRLPDTIRAGMRKFDPADKEPRDVQWLRAITNYSTEVARVLTTAGLSDEMRETHIAELAQHYGRALSTDADVLVQMSLALAREEAEDGVMREIVELRANADAIAREALDPEARIAAGVEDLRALPADSALSTALTLATETVLAGLGFARSVVFVRHGANMFVAQHGFGPHIGDVLPKLSFSAAFQPDVFHLAIANKVGIFIENARDAKILARLPGWYRSSFDDTRAFVLLPVASPGVEPVALMYGDWLMTQEPRRISQKEMSALNDLAQQLARFFTHAPQTV is encoded by the coding sequence ATGGTAAAGGCCGTCCTGCTAGACCGCTTGTGGGCCCGCATGAATGAACGCGGGGACTTCCCCTTGCTGTCGCAATCGCTGCGCACCACGGTCGCGGCGATGACGAACGACGACTACGATTTCAGCGCGCTCGTGAAGGTCGTGCTCTCGGATTTCGCGCTCACGCAAAAGGTGCTGCGGCTCGCGAATTCGGCCATGTACATGGCGTTCGGCGGCAACATCACGACCGTCACGCGCGCGCTGATGGTCCTCGGCATGGACGCGGTCGGCCATCTCGTCGTCGGCCTGAAGATCGTCGATCACTTTCACCACAGCGCGCCGCGCCGCATCGACGCCAAGCTCGAACTGAACCGCACCATGCTCTCTGGCTGCGTCGCGCGCAAGCTCACCGAGCACGGCGACCTGCGCGCGGGCGAAGAAGCCGTGGTCTGCACGCTCATGCGCCAGGTGGGCAAGCTGCTCGTGGTGTTCTATCTCGAACCCGAGTGGGACCAGATTCGCCGTGAACTCGAAGAAGGCTCGAGCGATGACGAAGCGTGCCTCGACGTGCTCGGCGTGACCTTCGAAGAACTCGGCCTCGAGGCCGCCACGCGCTGGCGCCTGCCCGACACGATCCGCGCCGGCATGCGCAAGTTCGACCCGGCCGACAAGGAGCCGCGCGACGTGCAATGGCTGCGCGCCATCACCAACTATTCGACCGAAGTCGCACGCGTGCTGACCACGGCGGGCCTCTCGGACGAAATGCGCGAGACGCACATTGCCGAGCTGGCGCAGCACTACGGCCGCGCGCTGTCGACCGACGCGGACGTGCTCGTGCAGATGAGCCTCGCGCTCGCGCGCGAGGAAGCCGAAGATGGCGTCATGCGCGAGATCGTCGAATTGCGCGCCAACGCCGACGCCATCGCGCGTGAAGCGCTCGATCCCGAGGCGCGCATCGCGGCCGGTGTCGAGGACCTGCGCGCGCTGCCGGCCGATAGCGCGCTCAGCACCGCGCTCACGCTCGCGACCGAAACCGTGCTCGCGGGCCTGGGATTCGCGCGCAGCGTGGTGTTCGTGCGGCACGGCGCGAACATGTTCGTGGCGCAGCACGGATTCGGCCCGCACATCGGCGACGTGCTGCCCAAGCTGTCGTTTTCCGCCGCGTTCCAGCCCGATGTGTTCCACCTCGCCATCGCCAACAAGGTGGGCATCTTCATCGAGAATGCGCGCGACGCGAAGATTCTCGCGCGCCTGCCCGGCTGGTATCGTTCGAGCTTCGATGACACGCGCGCATTCGTCCTGCTGCCCGTGGCCTCGCCTGGCGTCGAACCCGTCGCGCTGATGTACGGCGACTGGCTCATGACCCAGGAGCCGCGCCGCATCTCACAGAAAGAGATGAGTGCGTTGAACGATCTCGCGCAGCAACTCGCGCGCTTCTTCACGCACGCTCCGCAGACCGTCTGA
- a CDS encoding efflux RND transporter permease subunit produces the protein MNLSRPFISRPVATTLLAIGIALAGLFAFTKLPVAPLPQVDFPTISVQATLPGASPETVATSVASPLERHLGSIADVTEMTSQSSVGSTRITLQFGLNRDIDGAARDVQAAINAARADLPTSLRQNPTYHKVNPADAPILILALTSPTLTAGQLYDSAATVLQQSLSQVDGVGEVDVSGSANPAVRVELEPHALFHYGIGLEDVRAALASANANSPKGDIEFGPKRFQLYTNDQASKASQYKDLVIAYRNGAGVKLSDVGEVVDSVEDLRNIGLANGKRSVLVILYRQPGANIIETVDRVIAMLPQLKASLPADVEVIPTSDRSVTIRSSLKDTERTLIIAVALVVMVVFLFLRNWRATLIPSVAVPISIIGTFAAMYLMGFSLDNLSLMALTIATGFVVDDAIVVLENISRHIENGVPRMKAALLGAREVGFTVLSISVSLVAVFLPILLMGGIVGRLFREFALTLSLAIAVSLAVSLTLTPMMCSRLLEEAHEKKEEGRFAQWLERGFLRMQHGYERTLGWALAHPFVILLTLVATIALNVALYVIVPKGFFPQQDTGRLIGGIQADQATSFQAMKVKFAEMMRIVQANPAVESVAGFSGGRATNSGFMFVSLKPKSERKLSADEVMAQLRGPLSNVAGARTFLQAVQDIRVGGRQSNAQYQFTLLADNTADLYKWGPKLTEALQARPELADVNSDQQQGGLESMINIDRASAARLNITPSQIDNTLYDAFGQRQVSTIYNPLNQYHVVMEVAPKYWQSPTMLNEIWVSTSGGTASGAQSTNATAGTVTGPTTASTGGTAATTATSAAAIAADSARNLATNSLAASGKSSASSGAAVSTSKETMVPLSAIASFGPGTTPLSVNHQSQFVASTISFNLPPGKSLSDATQAIYDTMGAIGMPATIHGSFQGTAQAFQQSLDNQPLLILAALAAVYIVLGILYESYIHPLTILSTLPSAGVGALLALLLFKTEFSIIALIGVILLIGIVKKNAIMMVDFAIEASRQGLSSRDAIHQACLLRFRPIMMTTCAALLGALPLAFGRGEGAELRAPLGISIVGGLIVSQMLTLYTTPVVYLYMDRLRVWWDAKRGRGAPAATME, from the coding sequence ATGAATCTCTCGCGCCCGTTCATCTCCCGCCCCGTCGCGACCACGCTGCTCGCCATCGGCATTGCGCTAGCCGGCCTCTTCGCGTTCACGAAGCTGCCGGTCGCGCCCTTGCCGCAGGTGGACTTTCCCACCATCTCCGTGCAGGCCACCTTGCCGGGCGCGAGCCCCGAAACGGTGGCGACCAGCGTGGCGAGCCCGCTGGAGCGGCACCTGGGTTCGATCGCCGACGTCACGGAGATGACCTCGCAAAGCTCGGTGGGCAGCACGCGCATCACGCTGCAGTTCGGCCTGAACCGCGACATCGACGGCGCCGCGCGCGACGTGCAGGCGGCGATCAACGCGGCTCGCGCCGACCTGCCCACGAGCCTGCGGCAGAACCCGACCTACCACAAGGTCAACCCCGCCGACGCACCGATCCTGATTCTCGCGCTCACCTCACCCACGCTCACCGCGGGTCAGCTCTACGACTCGGCGGCCACGGTGCTGCAGCAGTCGCTCTCGCAGGTGGATGGTGTGGGCGAAGTCGACGTGAGCGGCTCGGCGAATCCGGCGGTGCGCGTGGAACTGGAGCCGCACGCGCTCTTTCACTACGGCATCGGCCTCGAAGACGTGCGCGCGGCGCTCGCCTCGGCCAACGCGAACAGTCCGAAGGGCGATATCGAGTTCGGCCCGAAGCGCTTTCAGCTCTACACCAACGACCAGGCGAGCAAGGCGAGCCAATACAAGGACCTCGTGATCGCCTACCGCAACGGCGCGGGCGTGAAGCTCTCGGACGTGGGCGAAGTGGTCGATTCGGTGGAGGACCTGCGCAACATCGGTCTGGCCAACGGCAAGCGTTCGGTGCTCGTGATCCTCTACCGCCAGCCGGGCGCGAACATCATCGAGACCGTGGACCGCGTAATCGCGATGCTGCCGCAGTTGAAAGCATCGCTGCCCGCCGACGTCGAAGTGATCCCGACGTCCGACCGCTCCGTCACGATCCGCTCCTCACTCAAGGACACCGAGCGCACGCTGATCATCGCCGTGGCGCTCGTCGTGATGGTGGTGTTCCTGTTCCTGCGCAACTGGCGCGCGACGCTGATTCCGAGCGTGGCCGTGCCCATCTCGATCATCGGCACCTTCGCGGCCATGTACCTGATGGGCTTCTCGCTCGACAACCTCTCGCTCATGGCGCTCACCATCGCGACAGGCTTCGTCGTGGACGACGCCATCGTCGTGCTCGAGAACATCTCGCGGCATATCGAGAACGGCGTGCCGCGCATGAAGGCGGCGCTCCTCGGCGCGCGCGAGGTGGGCTTCACGGTGCTCTCGATCAGCGTGTCGCTCGTCGCCGTGTTCCTGCCTATTTTGCTGATGGGCGGCATTGTCGGGCGCCTCTTCCGCGAATTCGCGCTTACGCTCTCGCTCGCTATTGCGGTGTCGCTGGCCGTCTCGCTCACGCTCACGCCGATGATGTGCTCGCGTCTGCTCGAAGAAGCACACGAGAAGAAGGAAGAAGGCCGTTTCGCGCAGTGGCTCGAACGCGGCTTCCTGCGCATGCAGCACGGCTACGAGCGCACGCTCGGCTGGGCGCTGGCGCATCCGTTCGTCATCCTGCTCACGCTCGTCGCGACCATCGCGCTGAACGTCGCGCTCTACGTGATCGTGCCCAAGGGCTTTTTCCCGCAGCAGGACACGGGGCGCCTGATCGGCGGCATCCAGGCCGACCAGGCGACCTCGTTTCAGGCGATGAAAGTGAAGTTCGCGGAGATGATGCGCATCGTGCAGGCGAACCCCGCCGTGGAATCGGTCGCTGGCTTTTCCGGCGGCCGCGCAACCAATTCGGGCTTCATGTTCGTCTCGCTCAAGCCCAAGAGCGAGCGCAAGCTTTCCGCCGACGAGGTGATGGCGCAGTTGCGCGGGCCGCTTTCGAACGTGGCGGGCGCGCGCACCTTCCTGCAGGCCGTGCAGGACATCCGTGTGGGCGGCCGGCAGTCGAACGCGCAGTACCAGTTCACGCTGCTCGCCGACAACACCGCCGATCTCTACAAGTGGGGGCCGAAGCTCACCGAGGCGCTGCAGGCGCGCCCCGAACTCGCGGACGTGAATTCGGACCAGCAGCAAGGCGGCCTCGAGTCGATGATCAACATCGACCGCGCAAGCGCCGCGCGGCTGAACATCACGCCCTCGCAGATCGACAACACGCTTTACGACGCGTTCGGCCAGCGCCAGGTCTCGACGATCTACAACCCGCTCAACCAGTACCACGTGGTGATGGAAGTCGCGCCGAAGTACTGGCAAAGCCCGACCATGCTCAACGAGATCTGGGTGAGCACCTCGGGCGGCACGGCGAGTGGCGCGCAGAGCACCAACGCAACGGCGGGCACGGTGACCGGCCCGACCACCGCCTCGACGGGCGGCACGGCCGCCACCACGGCTACGAGCGCCGCGGCCATCGCCGCCGACTCCGCGCGCAACCTCGCGACCAACTCGCTCGCCGCGAGCGGCAAGTCGAGCGCGTCGTCGGGCGCGGCGGTGTCGACGTCGAAGGAGACCATGGTGCCGCTCTCGGCGATCGCCTCGTTCGGCCCCGGCACGACGCCGCTCTCAGTGAATCACCAGAGCCAGTTCGTGGCCTCGACGATCTCGTTCAACCTGCCGCCCGGCAAGTCGCTCTCCGACGCCACCCAGGCGATCTACGACACGATGGGCGCGATCGGCATGCCCGCGACGATTCACGGCAGCTTCCAGGGCACGGCGCAAGCGTTCCAGCAGTCGCTCGACAACCAGCCGCTGCTGATTCTCGCGGCGCTCGCGGCCGTGTATATCGTGCTGGGCATTCTGTATGAGAGCTACATCCACCCGCTCACGATTCTCTCCACCTTGCCCTCGGCCGGCGTGGGCGCCCTGCTCGCGCTGCTCCTCTTCAAGACGGAGTTCAGCATCATCGCGCTGATCGGCGTGATTCTGCTGATCGGCATCGTGAAGAAGAACGCCATCATGATGGTGGACTTCGCGATCGAGGCTTCGCGCCAGGGATTGAGTTCGCGCGATGCGATCCATCAGGCGTGTCTCTTGCGCTTCCGGCCGATCATGATGACGACCTGCGCGGCACTGCTGGGTGCGCTGCCGCTTGCGTTCGGGCGCGGCGAAGGCGCGGAGTTGCGTGCGCCGCTCGGTATCTCGATCGTGGGCGGGCTGATCGTAAGCCAGATGCTCACGCTCTATACGACGCCGGTGGTGTACCTGTACATGGACCGGCTACGCGTGTGGTGGGATGCGAAGCGCGGGCGCGGAGCGCCGGCAGCTACTATGGAATAG